The sequence below is a genomic window from Rudanella lutea DSM 19387.
TGCCATCGAAGAGTGGGGTCCATTTGGCTCGCTTGGATGGGGGTGTAGCGGCTGTCAACGTGACGGTGAGCAGCCCCAGCATAAAAAGGGATCGTTTCATAGAGTCAGTAAGCTAAGATATTTCTTCTGCAACCGATGTTGTCTATTGCAGATTCGTTTCTTACTAAAAGCCCTGAATCGGCGGAATTACTGCTATAAACTTCACACAAACACGGATTGTGGGTCAATGCGCCTGAAGATGAATTAGCTCAGTACCTCGCGCAGTACCGGTAGCGACTTGATTTCGCCTAGCGAATCAACGTGAATCCGGTAGTAGGCTACCACCGCATCGAGCAGTTCGTTGCGCGCGGTTCGGCTCAGGGGGGCGGGGGTGCCGTAGGGGTACCGAATGAGCAGATTCAGGGCCGACTCGGTATCGCTGTCGGGTAAAAACGGGTACGAATGTTCGCGCAGCTGGTTTTCGAACTCGCGCGCGCCCTCGGGGCTAAACCCTAGAAACGATGTGAGTTTAAGCAAAAAAGCGAGGTGAAAGTTTTCGTAATGCGCCTGAGCCTCCTCCAGAAACAGCACCGACTCAACCAGAAATCGAAACAGTACCGGGCTCCCCGTTTCTTCTTTCAGGGTTTTGGTGAGCATCTCGGTCACAAAAAGCCCCATACTTGTTTTGGCTACTTCAAACGGCAGGCTCTGAAAGGGGTGGCTTGTTTTTACCTCCGAAAGCCGGTGCAGATCCCGGTCTTCCTTGTAATACACCACCATGTCGAGCAGCGTAAGTGGCTGAAATAAAGCGATTTTGTTATTTTTATTTTTGGCCGAACGTACACCGTTGACCAGGTAGCTTTGCAGGCCGAAATCTTCGGTGTAAACACGGGCGATAATCGAAGTTTCCCGGTATCGAATATAGTTGAGCGCTACGCCTTTGGTCTTCTGTAACATACGGATAAATCGGCCCCTGAAGGCTTGCTGCTGGTTTTAAAGTAAGTGAACGGCACTCGATAAATTTGCCTTTTTTCTGCTTGGGCGCACGTAGGAAAAGTGTAGTATTGAAACTATATACATGTCGAAGTCTTCATGATAGGCCTTCATTTAGTTAACAACAATCTGTATGAAAAAATCTACGCGTTGGTTTAGTTTTCTCGTCACGCTGCTGCTTTTGGGGCCTTTGCTCACAGAGGCACAGGTGCGTACCCGCCGATTGGCGGCTGGCAGTGATCTGCGTGCGCAGGGGCTGCTGGGCAATCGGCAACTGGTGCCTACGCTGAGCCTGCCTGCGGTGGATGCCGCTCCGCTGCTAATTGAAGATGCGCGCGACGATAAGGCCGGCCGACCGATGCGGTTTGGCCTGCCCCGCCCGGTCGATGTCGATATTCTGGGAACGGCCTCTAAAGCCAATCTGGTCGGTTTTCGGGTGTATCAATACCGGATCGATGCCGCCGGGGCTTTGTCGATTAACCTTGTTTTTAGTCGATTGCAGCTCAAAGCCGGGGCGCGGATGTATCTCTACAACGGGGATGGCTCCATGCTGATCGGGCCAATTACCGACGCCCAGAATACCGGTAATCGCGAATACTGGACCGATGTGCTGCAAGGCTCAAACCTGACCATTGAGGTGCAGGAACCCCTCGTGGGCGAGGGCGCCAGTCAGGTGCACCTACGCTCGGTAGTGCACGGCTACAAAGCCGTTTCGAAACTGTTTGGACAGGCGGGTAGCTGCCACCCCAACATGGCCTGCTACCCCGACTACCAGCCGCAGGGCGATGGAGTGGCTATGGTTCTGTTGTCCGATGGTTCGCGGTTGTGCACCGGGTCGATGCTGAATTCGATGCGGCAGTCGTTTCGGTCATTTTTTACCTCGGCTTTCCATTGTGCCGACCTGAACGATACCGGTGTGCTGGAAGATTATGAGCTCGACGACGTGCAGAACTGGCTCGTGCGCTTCAACTACCAAAGCCCAACGTGTTCGCCATCGCAGGAGGATCTCGACGTGATCACCCTCAACGGCACTACGTTCCGGGCGGGTTATCCAAATAGTGACGTGTTGCTGGTGGAGTTGACACAGCAGATTCCGGCGGAGGTGAACACAACCTACAACGGCTGGAATCGGGATGCGGCTACCACGAGCAACAATTTCGGGATTCACCACCCCCGCGGAGACGTCAAGAAAATATCGTTTACCAATGCCGACACGCAGGTGAGCGGCTACGGGGGCTTCGGCGGAGATACCCACGTAATTGCCTTCTGGGGCGGCCTGGGTACTACTGACCCCGGCTCGTCGGGTTCGCCGTTATTTGATGGCAACCGGCGCATTGTAGGGCAGTTGCACGGTGGGCCATCGTTTTGTGGGGCAACCGGGTTCAGCCTGCGCGATTACTACGGCCGGTTCTTTACGTCCTGGACGGGGGGCGGCACGCCCGCAACCCGCCTGAGCGACTGGCTCGATCCTGACAACACAACTAACCTGACCACCGACGGCGTGAAGCCGTTGGTGGGCGGTCCAGCTGCCTTATCGTCGGTGGGTACGTTTGCCCTCAATACCCGTAATGCCTCGGTGGTGTCGTGGTCGGTGACGGGCGCGGCCGGGGCCGTATCGCCCATGTCGGGCGCGGGCAATACGGCCAATCTGACTCCGCTTGCCTCGGCCTCATCGCTGACGCTCACGTTTAGTGTCAACGATGGGCAGGGGTACCCTATTCAGTTTGCCAAAGTGTTCGATACGGCCGTGACGCCCCCGCCTGCCAACACGGCGCTCACGTTGCTGACCCCCTCGTACGATTGCGCCACGGGAACAATTATCTTCAATACGAGTGGTGGCGACGGTTCGTCCATCACCTACTCAGCCGTGGGGGTGCAACGGGCCTCGGCCACCAGCAGCACCGGCACGGTCGAAGCGGGCTTACG
It includes:
- the recO gene encoding DNA repair protein RecO; translated protein: MLQKTKGVALNYIRYRETSIIARVYTEDFGLQSYLVNGVRSAKNKNNKIALFQPLTLLDMVVYYKEDRDLHRLSEVKTSHPFQSLPFEVAKTSMGLFVTEMLTKTLKEETGSPVLFRFLVESVLFLEEAQAHYENFHLAFLLKLTSFLGFSPEGAREFENQLREHSYPFLPDSDTESALNLLIRYPYGTPAPLSRTARNELLDAVVAYYRIHVDSLGEIKSLPVLREVLS